One Candidatus Nitrotoga arctica genomic window, CGGTCCGTACTGCGTGGACGACACGTACGGGGACGATTTTATTGGTAGCGCCCAGATTGACTATTTGACGCAAGAGCTCGAGGCGGCGCTACCTAACGTCGGCGACGAACAGATCGAATCTGTCAGACTAGACTCATGCCCCGGCCAAATTTGCGGCGACGGAGGGGGGCCTTGGAATTTAGGTGACTACACCTTTACTTGGCGCGTCACACGCCTGCCCAACGCTCTGGTTAATTTGGGCTCGTTGCTCACCGAGGCGATGCAGAGAAGCGGTGCCCGTTCCGAACTCGAGGTGATCACAGCCGGTTTGCGGTACTTGCGCGCACCGATCGAGCGCAAAACCAAGCCGGAAATAGACAAGCTGCCGCCTAAGCGCTAAAAGTAGAATGGAGGCAGTTCGTTTATCACTTGAGATTTGAAAACGTCCCTGAAAATTATTATTAAGGAGAGATTAAATGGTGAGTTTACAACCGCCAGTTTGCGATTTTGGCTGGAAAGCCCATGAATTTAACTTGCGGGGGGTAGATGGAAAACGCTACACCCCGAAAAATACATGTGGCAAGAATGGACTGTTGGTGATGTTCATTTGCAACCATTGTCCCTATGTGAAATCCATCCGTGATCGCATTGTGCGGGATACACGCGAACTGCTGAAACATGGCATTAACAGCATTGCCATCATGTCAAATGATTCTGCAGAATATGTGGAAGACTCTTTCGAGAATATGCAGAAAGTGGCTCAGCAATACGCTTATCCATTCCCTTATGTATGGGACGAGACACAGCAAATTGCTAAGGATTACGGAGCGGTTTGTACGCCAGATTTCTTCGGATTTAATGCTCAACTGGAATTGCAATATCGTGGTCGATTGGATGCCTCGCGCAAGGAGGCGATGCCGGATGTACCGCGTGATTTGTTTAATGCCATGGTGCAAGTGGCGCAAACTGGCAAGGGACCACTAGAGCAGATCGCCAGCATGGGTTGTTCTATTAAATGGAAAAGCGAAACATAAACCTGAATCGGTTCGGCTGACTTGAGCATCGTTTTTTAAGTTGAGGCTTATAAGTTTTTCTTAAGTTTTGCGGCTGAATTATTTATACAGAGACGATGAAGCCATGTGTTTGAGTAGCAAACCCGATTTGAGCCGCATCGGCCTATCTGTTTCGTGCCGGTTAGCGCATCACGGTCAGTACACGTCAGGCGCGGTTACAAAGCAGTTGAACATCATGAAAGGCGATTGACGTGCGGATATTGATACTCGGGGCCGGACAAGTCGGTTCGACAGTAGCAGAGAGTTTGGTCGGAGAAGACAACGATATCACCATCGTTGATACTGACGCGGAAAAATTGCGTCTGTTACAAGATCGCTTTGATCTACGTACCCTAGTGGGAAATGCTTCCCATCCTTCTGTACTAGAACAGGCTGGTATTGCAGATGTTGATATGTTGTTAGCCGTTACGCAAAGCGATGAGGTTAACATGGTGGCCTGTAAGCTTGCCGCCAGTCTGTATAACACCCCGACAAAGATTGCGCGCATTCGCGCCGCAAACTATCTGGAACATCCCGAAATATTTAGTGCTGATAATTTTTGTGTCGATTTTTCTATTTGCCCGGAACAGATACTCACTGATTACATCTATAAATTGATTGAGTTTCCCGAAGCCCTGCAGGTGCTGGAATTCGCTAATGGCCGAGTGTCCCTGGTGGCAGTCAAGGCGTTTGAGGATGGCCCTCTGGTCGGACAGGAATTGCGTTACCTGCGCGCACATATGCCCCATGTTGACACCCGGGTTGCGGCAATTTTCCGCCAGGATGGATCGATTATTCCAGAAGGTAGTACGGTGATCAAAGCCGGCGACGAGGTTTTCTTTATTGCCGCAACCGAAAATATCCGCACTGTGTTGAAAGAGTGGCGTCATATGGATAAGCCCGCCAAACGTGTGATGATTGTCGGGGGTGGCAATATAGGACGTCGGCTGGCGCAAGCGCTGGAGCGCGATTATCAGGTTAAGCTTATCGAGCATAACAAAAAAGCGTGTGAGCGCCTGGCAGCCGAGTTGACCCATACGCTGGTACTCTGTGGCGATGGGACCGATGAAAACCTGCTGGCCGCCGAACATGTAGCTGATGTGGACGTGTTTTGTTCTCTGACTAATGATGATGAGAACAATATTATGTCCGCGCT contains:
- the trkA gene encoding Trk system potassium transporter TrkA, translated to MRILILGAGQVGSTVAESLVGEDNDITIVDTDAEKLRLLQDRFDLRTLVGNASHPSVLEQAGIADVDMLLAVTQSDEVNMVACKLAASLYNTPTKIARIRAANYLEHPEIFSADNFCVDFSICPEQILTDYIYKLIEFPEALQVLEFANGRVSLVAVKAFEDGPLVGQELRYLRAHMPHVDTRVAAIFRQDGSIIPEGSTVIKAGDEVFFIAATENIRTVLKEWRHMDKPAKRVMIVGGGNIGRRLAQALERDYQVKLIEHNKKACERLAAELTHTLVLCGDGTDENLLAAEHVADVDVFCSLTNDDENNIMSALLAKKGRARKVLSLINRSSYVELVQGGKIDIALSPAHVTIGSLLAYVRQGDVAVVHALRRGAAEALEMVVHGERHSSKVVGRRIDEIELPKGATIGAIVRGNLVIMGHHDTVIEADDHVIVFVINKKMISKIEKLFQVSIGFF
- a CDS encoding thioredoxin family protein, which translates into the protein MVSLQPPVCDFGWKAHEFNLRGVDGKRYTPKNTCGKNGLLVMFICNHCPYVKSIRDRIVRDTRELLKHGINSIAIMSNDSAEYVEDSFENMQKVAQQYAYPFPYVWDETQQIAKDYGAVCTPDFFGFNAQLELQYRGRLDASRKEAMPDVPRDLFNAMVQVAQTGKGPLEQIASMGCSIKWKSET